ttgagTCACCTCATTTtgcgcgaggcaaaattaacaagaaagcagtatctgggagacaatgtttcgtggagtgacaaagttttgctaagccgacaacgtgaagaaaacgtcacagtagatacaagttcgctgttgacttttataagtaGTCTTTGTgatcatttagaagaaaggtttcctgaaaatgaggtacaagaatggtcagcttttgattccACCGCAATTGCAGATGGTGGCTTCACATTtagcgatgaacaagttaatgccttatgtctaaaatatcatgattttctagctgaaaatactgttatagacagtttaatgatttcaatttTTCTGTGCAAGAAtaaattaaatccaaaccaatttcaaactttgctcaaatggtggcatttgtacttaaAAATGAAgggttttgcgaccttgcacagttgatggacattgggggaacctttcttgcatctagtgcagacctgtgagcaaggttttagcctaatgaatcaactcaaaaacaagctgagaaaccgtttaggtgaatgtcatttggatctGTTAACaaaaatcaaaagctatcaattggatggaagttctgttAGTCTAGAcatagtttacaaagaatgggtaaatgccaaagacaggagagagaaaaaataactgagtgacttaaatatgtatgttattttgttgttgttctgtgcagttttatgtcaaatattttgtaagcctacataaactgtgccatgtgtactttcagtgcacacatactattgtcacaggaaaaaaatttgcacaacgcaagatttttgcgcacattgactactaaaaattagagggaacattgttcaggagtaggaaaccagaggtccaggaACCAGTCCACACtgcgggatcagaagtggagcgggtcagcaacttaaaatttCTTGCTGTGATCATTTCAACGTCCAGCAAGCAAGGGCCATGACAAACAAAgcatgacagcgcctctactttctaaaGTAGCTTACAAagtttcggcatgtcatctaaaacgtttgacaaacttctgttgatgtgcggtggagagtatattgtctggtggcatcacggcctggtatggaacaccaaagcccttgaacagaaaagtctacaaaaagttgtggatacagcccagtccattacgtgTAAAGCacaccccaccattgaacacgattggctgattagatatttgcacatCTTTAAGCAGGATTCAGATAATTGAatttaagcttttttttaaacctgagCTAATCCTTCATCCCATCCTCTGATGACCTCACTTTGACCGATTATAAATTTGAATGGCTTGTTTCGGTCGCGGGAAGAATCGAACTTTGTCCCATCCATCAGTGAACCTGTTGGTAATAACAAAATACAAGTGAAGTTAATATATAAACATGATGGTAATGTAATACAAATTGCTTCAATTTAGACAACTATGACTTTGAGTCTGATCTCTTCCTGGGTATTCTGGACTACTTTAACCAAGAAACCTTGCTACAATTCACTGAAGAAGAGTCCAGGCCCTTAGAACTGGAAGACCGTGCCTACAGTGAAAACATTGGTTCTTTCACCTGCTTCCGTAAGTTCTGATTATAGGCTTTGCGATAAAGTAGAACACTTTCCACTTCTCATATTCATAAAGGTGCCAACGCAATGGGACAGCAGAAAAAACTCAAAAGATCAAATGCAATGATATGTTGGTCTTTCAGCTGTAAAGTTGAATTACTTTCAATTCAGATAAATTTCTGGTTGTGCCTGCATCCTCCATTTCCCCAAGTTTGTCGCACTATTGAGGAAATCTTCAAATTGTGATACCTCataaaggctgcatccatcactaaagactctcatcaaccaggacatgcccccttctcattgctatcatcagggaggtggtacaggagcctgaagatacacactcaatcttttaggaacagattcttcccctccaccatcagatttctgaatggacaatgaatcatgaacactacctcagatttttttttgctctctttttgcacaatttaatttattcaaatatttttcttattttaattaatagtattttttattataattgcaatgtactgctgcggcaaaacaacaaatattgtgacacaagccagtgataataaacctgtttatGATCTTAAGATTACCAAACACAAAAAATGTCAATTTACAAATAATACAAATAAAAAGGTTTAAGTTATGCACTCATGGCTAACCCAAGGTATATCATCCACCCTGAAGTGCTTTTCACAAGATGGTGGTTAAGGTATTTCCTCAATCTTGTGTCGTTTGAAGTTCCTGGCATTTGCCTTAGCAACAATGAACAATGATACATTGCCAAGTCAGGGTAACATCCAACTTGGGGAATTTCTGGATGGTTGTACCTGCTGTTATTCCTTTATACTCCTGATTTATAACAAAAATGGCGTGGAATATCCAAATTCCAACCCGAACTTTAAGCCACAGTCCTCTAACTGTTAAAATTATAGATTGTTGATTTTGCAGGATTTGGTCTAAAACTATGAAAATTGAAACAATCAACGAGATTAGCTCCTGTCAGTGGTGCCAAGAACAATTGTGGCACAAATGTGACAGGCCACTTTGCAAACTGAGCATTAATATGTCCGGGTGCTTCATCCTGCAAATTCTAAAATAATGAAGCAGTTCAAGGACTACTTTAGTAGTTTTGAAGTTGCAGGATGGTGACAATCAGTGAATATCCCCACTTCTGGCCTcaccacggtagcgtagtggctcACATGATGCTATTATATAGCAAGCCGGAGTTGGAAGTTCAATCCCGGCCACCTCAGTGAGGAGCTTGTGGAATGCATGGGGTTTCCCCAGGAACTCTGGCTTCGTctctcagtccaaagatgcactggttacTATGTTAATTGGCTATTGGAAATTGTCCCTGGTTTAGACTAGGGTCAAGTCGGTGAGTTGCTGGCAATGCAGGACGAAGGCCCTGTTTTGCatggtatctctaaataaataaacaatggaaGATGATTGGATACAAGACACTGCCTTGAAGAGCTTCTGTAACCATAATTAAATGAAGTTGTAGGCAGCAAGAACCTTGCATTGGATAATGATTCAAACCTATGGAATTCTCCCACGAGTCACAAACACTCAAGTCCTGCCTTGATCACAAAGGCACACACCTGATGTTTTAGCCCCAATGTTGATTGGGATCAGCGCTATTAATTACACTGAGATCAATGTAATGAAATCTCAAACTGGGATTGCAGGGAGCTTCTGCGGGAATACAAACTGAAAACTTTACTGTCAGGGAGTCAATAGTATCGCCACCCTCGAATCCACAAGACTGTTTACACCTCCCTCAACCTCAGTGGTACCCTTCAGCTATGCTCTCTCATCCAGGGCACCTACATGGCCATTCTCACTCCTCAGTGTTACACCACCTCGCTCCATTGCACTCACCTCATCTTCCCTCCCATCCCGGGGATCACAGGGCTATTTTCCATACCATCCCACTACCCCAGGGATCCCTGCAGTTGAAATGCCCCGACCCAGGGATCATGACAACACCAACACCATGTCCCAGGGATTAAAGGCCTGCTCCTCACCCCCCTTTGATCCCGGGGAATAGAGAGCTGTCTCCCCTTTGATCCCAGGGATTAGAGAGCTGCCTCCCCCTCCCAGGGATTAAACGGCCACTCCCCCCACAATCCCACGGATTAAATAGCCGTTCCACCCCCCCAAATCCTGAGGATTAAACAGCCCTATCCCACCCCCAAAATCCTGTGGATTAGATGGCTGTTCCACCCCCCCCAATCATGGATATTAAACAGCTGCCCCCCCAAATCCCAGGGATGAAACTACTGTCCCTCCACTAAACAGCTGGCTGTTCCCCCTCCCATCCCATGGATTAAACAGCTGGCTGTGTCCCCCCAATTTCAGGGATAACCGGCATTCTAGCCCCCCTAATCTCGGGGATTAAACAGATGTTCCCCCTCACAATCCTGGGGATCAAATGGCAGTTCCTCCCCAATCCCGAGGATCAAACAGGTGTTCCCCACAATCCTGGGGATCAAACAGGTGTTCCCCACAATCCCGGGGATCAGACAGGTGTTCCCCACAATCCCAGGGAACAAATGGGTGTTCCCCCTGATCCCGGGATCAAACGTGTTCCCTCTCAGTCCTTGGGATCAAACTGGAGTTCCCATCCCCCAAATCCCGGGGATCAAATGggtgtcccccccccccgccatcccaAGGATCAAACGGGTGTTCCACACTCCCCAATCCCGAGGATCCAAACCGGTGTTCCcaacccacccccccatcccaggaatcaaacaGGTGTTCCCCCCAATCCCAGGAATCAAACAGGTATTCCCCCCAATCCCGGGAATCAAACGGGTGTTCCATACTCCCCAATTCCAGGGATCAAACGGGTGTTCCCCCCAAAGCCCAGGGATCAAACAGCTGTTCCCCCAAATCCCGGGGATCAAACGTGTGTTCCCCCTCACAATCCCAGGGATCAAACGTGTGTTCCCCCCAATCTTGGGGATTAAACAGATTCCCCCCCAGTCCTGGGGATCAAACGGATTTCCCCCCCCACCAGTCCCGGGGATTAAACGGATTCGCCCCTGCCCTGGGGATCAAAcggattcccctcccccccccacaatcCCGGGGATTAAACGGCTGTTTCCCTCCGCTTCCCACCTCTCCCCCGTCCACGCCACCTGCACTCACCCACATAGTGCACCACGCAGACTTGCCCCGCTTTGGGAAAGGTACGGCCTAGAAGAGAGAACAACAATCGCGGGTTAAACCAGCCGAGGGACGGACTCGGGGCTCTCTTAGCGACGGGGAATAAGACAACCACCGCCTTCCCTACCGTCTCCCGGGGTGATCGTCTCCAACTCAACGCCCATAGCAGCTCCGCTTCAACTCCGCCGACACaccgtccgtccgtccgtccggAACAGAGGCACTACGCGAGGGCGGGAACTCCGCAACCAGGCACGCAAAGGCAACGCTACGCGTGACCTGAGTGACCAATCGGAGATCACCCGCCGACGGCTGCCACACCAAATATGGGCGGAAAGGCGGGGCCCTCGCCTGGCGCCTTCGCTATTGGCCTGGGTCCGGGAGGCCGATGGCCGCGGGACTGTTTACGAGCCGAATTCTGAGGTAAAAGGCGGGCGGTTGGGCGGTGCCCTGTTTGGGTGAGAGAGCGTAaatccgggtatttttagcgtttttaaggggtacaggggttttttttatagagtatgacgaataaacaggaatgggatactaggatggtcaaagctgggagggtgaagtgtaggtttgtgtgtgtgtgtgattgggtgaagggattttgatgtatgtctagtgcacattctagAGCAGAGGGTGGcgataatgcaccattaagctggatgccaaccgccgtaaaacaagatacagacagacagacaggtgcCCTGTCTACCCATCTCAAATTAAATGGAGCTCCCGACACCGAGCTGTTTAGGTTTCGTTTGTTCCTGGCGTTGACGTTTGTAAAGAAACATGTTCGCCGTCGTAAAAGGAATTAGAGGTGCTGAACGGCCGCTGTAGTTAGTTAAATAATAACAGGGACCCCTGATGAACTAAATGTATTTTacatctgttttcactgtggaagacacgagcagtgtgccagattttgaagagtgtgagggaagagaagtgggtgcagggTACTATTACAAGAGGGAAggcgctcaaaaagctgaaagacctgaaggtacataagtcacccggacaagaggaactgcaccctagggctctgaaagaggcagtgttagagattgtgatgATCTTTCGAAAATCATAGGACTCTGTCACGGTGCCAGAGGACAGGCAAatagcaaatgttactccactccttaagaaaggaggaaggcagcaaagaagttatagacctgttagcctgacctcagtggttgagaatatGTTAAAGTCAATTGGTAAGGACAaggtaatggagtacttggtgacacaggacaagataagacaaagtcagcatggtttacttcagggaaaatcctacctgacgaacctgttggagttctttgaggagattacaagtagaatagataaaggggatgcagtggatgttgtatatttggactttaagaaggcctttgtcatggtgccacacatgaggctgcttaccaagttaagagcccatggtatcacaggaaagttactaacatggttagagcattggctgattggtaggactggaataaaagaatccttttctagttgccagtgagtagtggtgttctgcaggggttggtgttaggaccatttctttttatgctgtatatcaatgatttagatgatgtaatagatggctttgttgccaagtttgcagatgatacaaagataaggtggaggggcaggtagtgttgtggaaacagataggatgcagtagggcttagacagattaggagaacaggcaagagagtggtagatgaattgcaatgttggaaaatgcatggtcatgcacttcagtagaagaaataaagactattttctaaatggggagaagatccaAACaaattgagatgcaaagggacttgggtgtccttgtgcagaacatcctaaaggttaacttgcaggttgagttggtggtgagggtagcaaatgcaatgtttgcattcatttcaagaggtctagaatacaagagcaaggatgtgatgctgaggctttataaggcactgctgaggcctcacctggagtatcatgaacagttttaggctcctcatctaaaaaaaaatgtgctggcattggagacggtttagaggaaattcacaaggatgattctgggaatgaaagggttatcatacaagtaacacttgatagctctgggtctgtactcactagaattcagaaggatgaggggagatctcattgaaaccttttgaatgctgaaaggcttagacagagtagatgtggaaaggatatttcccatgattgaggaatctaggacaagagggtacagcctcaggatagaggggcatccatttaaaacaaagatgcggagaaatttctttaatccgagagtgggtggggaatttgtggaatttattatcacaaaTTGTCTTGATtgaacacggcatcaaaggttacaggtggAAGGGCGGGGTGTGGGGGcgaaggagggggagaaaagtatcagccatgattgaatgcggagcagactcgatgggcataTAGCATAATTCTGACCTTGTGGTCTTGGTTGGAGGGGTTTTTACCTTTGTAAAtgccacccctctccccttccctgggttggctggatagagtggatgtggagaggatgtttcctgcagtggatgAGTCTGgggccagagagcacagcctcagaataaaaccataagacatggaagcagaattagaccatttggcccattgaaactACTCCACCACTCCTACCTGtgctattatccctctcaactccattcttctgccttttccctgtgTGACATTTGACTCCCTTACCAATTAGAAACCTATCAACCATTGTTTTacatatacccagtgatttggcctccactatgacaatgaatttgacagattcacctccctctggttaaagaaattctccacatctctgttctaaataggcgtttctctattctgaggctgtgctgtttGGCCCTAGGCTtattcactataggaaacatcctctccacatctactgtatccaataggtttcaataagatcctgaccctcattcttctgaattccagtgagtacaggcccagagccatcaaattcttcTCATGGGTTAacccatttcattcctgggatcgttcttgtgaacctactgtggaccttctccaatgccagcagatcctttcttagataatttCCACTTTGAACATAGTTGCCCTCAGTTCATTGTAAGTCATGAATGCTTTTTTTGCGGTCCAGAGTGGCATCACTGTAGTGGCCATAGGGTTATCAGAAGGACTCTTTGGCCACGAATACGATGCTTCTCCTGTGATTCCACTTCACAAACTTAAATTAAAATAGTACTTTGTATATCCTTGGGATTTTCTGAAGAGGTTTACAAATGATGAATTAATTTACTTGCATTTGATAGGTGGCAAAGCCAGCATATATTGcccattcctcattccctctgAATCATAAAATGGTCACAATACAGATGGAGGTCATTTGGTTCTTTGAGTCTGTGCCTGCTCTTTGCCAAAGCAActtaatgttgactgtttactcttttctatcgatgctgcctgtcctgcttagtctttccagcattttgtgtgtaaagcTTACTGGTTCCACCTGTTTTCCCCTTGGCCCGTTTTCCATAGCTGTGCAATTTATTTCCTTCATTATGTACTTGACTCTTGAAGACTACCATGGACCTAACTTCTGTAGAACATTCTAAGTTCAAATgacattttttttgaaaaagtgTTTCCTTATGTCACTCACAATTTCTTCCTGTTTACTAAAGATCATAATGGGGTAAGTTGTGAGTCCATTTTAACACCTGACCCTCAGACCTGTTTTGTCATTCATTAAGGTCATAGCTGATTCAATTTTAGTTTTGTCACTGCTTTGCAACCTTCTTTCCTTTCATTCGGTTGAAGATTAACCATCTATGGAGTTAACTCCAACGTGAAATCACTTCTGTACGGGGTAGTGTCTTGCAGGACAACAATCATTGGGAAAGTGCAGACCTTTATTGATAGCTGTCTGAGAAAAATCCTGCAGATCTGCCGGCTGGAAGTCATCAGCAACACCGATCTATGGCAGAGAACACACCAGCTAGCAGCGGAAAAAGAATTAAGGAAATGAAGATGGGATGGGTAAGATACCCGCTGCACAAACCAACTACCAACATCACCAGGCAAGTACTAAGGTGGAATCCCCAGAGAAAGCAGCAGAGAGGCCagccaaagaaagaaaaaatataataataaataagtcaattccagtatacatatattgaatagattaaaatttgtgcaaaaaaacccagaaatatattttaaaagtgaggtattgtccaagggttcaatatccatttagtaattggatggcagaagggaagaagcttttactgaatcgctgagtgtgtgccttcaggcttttatacctcctacctgatggtaacagtgagaaaagggcatgccctggatgctggaggtccttaatgatggatgctgccttttgtgtcaggcttcactgtgaaagacactacagtatgccagaagttcaagcgTTAGAGGACAAAAATTGAGTGTAGTTATTATTAGTAAGGTAGGGGTtcctaacttttttttaatgctatggacctgtaccattaaccaagggggtccatgcaccccaggttgggaacccctgaactaCGGAGGAAGCTGAGAGGTCTGAAGATGGGTACGTGACCTGGACCAGTTGAACtatacctcagggttctgaaagaggtagttgagactgtggaggcattagtaatccttcaagaatcattagattctgaaatggttctggaggactggctctccactctttaagaagggagagagtcaaaaaataaaagtaaactATGCTCCGTTCTGGTTctcaacttggccttttctccttggagtgacggaggatgagaggtgacctgatagacgtgtataagatgatgagaggcattgattgtgtggatagtcagaggctttttcccagggctgaaatggctagcatgagagggcacagttttaaggttcttggaactagatacagaggagatgtcaggggtaagttttttacacagagagtggtgagtgcgtggaatgggctgctgacgatggtggtggaggcagatacgatagggtcttttaagagactcctggataggtacatggagcttagaaaaatagagggctatgcgtaaccctaggtaatttctcaggttaggacatgttcggcacagctttgtgggctgaagggcctgtatcatgctgtaggttttctatgtttctataaaattatAGGCCTGAcgtcagtagttgggaagatgttggagtcgattgttaaggatgaggtttcagggtacttggaggcacatggtaaaataggctggAGACAGCATGAtttcctaaagggaaaatcttgcctgaataaactgttggaattctttggggaaataacaggcagacaaaagaaaatcagtggatgttgtgtatttggaattttagaaggcctttgacaagataccacacatgaggctgcttggcaagataagagcccctggtattacaggaaccaGACTAGCA
The sequence above is drawn from the Mobula hypostoma chromosome 2, sMobHyp1.1, whole genome shotgun sequence genome and encodes:
- the LOC134342655 gene encoding peptidyl-prolyl cis-trans isomerase FKBP1A-like: MGVELETITPGDGRTFPKAGQVCVVHYVGSLMDGTKFDSSRDRNKPFKFIIGQSEVIRGWDEGLAQMSVGQRAKLTCTPDYAYGAPGHPGVIPPNATLMFDVELLRLE